Proteins encoded together in one Prevotella scopos JCM 17725 window:
- a CDS encoding GH3 auxin-responsive promoter family protein, which produces MSLTSIVNKLYFQPRRKELEHYVTDGEAIQREVMQYLVERAKDTEYGRKHLFSTIKSYEDFVQNIPVNTYEELKSDIDRMRHGERNILWPGQVRWYAKSSGTTNDKSKFIPVSHEGLQTIHYQGGKDVIAYYLSNHPESRLFNGKGLILGGSHSPNYNQYNSLVGDLSAILIENINPLVNLCRVPKKQTALLSDFEVKRDRIAHETLNQNITNISGVPSWMLSVLVRVMELSGKKHLEEVWPNLEVFFHGGIAFTPYREQYEQLITKQGMNYMETYNASEGFFGIQDDPTDSSMSLMLDYGVFYEFFPMDEFESEHPNIVPLSGVEVGRNYAMLISTACGLWRYEIGDTVQFTSTNPYKFVITGRTKYFINAFGEELIMDNAEKGLEAACKATGAQISDYTAAPMYMDAKAKCRHQWLIEFAKEPSSLEEFAKVLDDKLQEINSDYEAKRFHNITLQPLEIIAARKDLFNDWLKIKGKLGGQHKIPRLSNSRNNLEELLSMNQ; this is translated from the coding sequence ATGAGTCTTACTAGTATAGTAAACAAGTTATATTTCCAACCGCGCCGTAAAGAGCTTGAACACTACGTAACGGATGGAGAGGCTATCCAGCGGGAAGTCATGCAATACCTCGTTGAGCGGGCAAAAGACACCGAATATGGTCGTAAACACCTGTTCTCAACGATTAAGTCATACGAGGACTTTGTACAGAATATTCCAGTCAATACATACGAAGAACTGAAGAGCGACATCGACCGTATGCGCCACGGAGAACGTAATATTCTATGGCCAGGACAGGTTAGATGGTATGCTAAGTCATCAGGTACAACCAACGATAAGAGTAAGTTTATTCCTGTTTCTCACGAGGGATTACAGACAATTCATTATCAAGGTGGTAAGGATGTTATCGCTTACTACCTTAGCAATCACCCAGAAAGTCGGCTCTTTAATGGCAAAGGACTCATCTTAGGTGGCAGTCATTCTCCAAATTATAATCAGTATAACTCGCTTGTAGGTGACCTCAGTGCTATCCTCATTGAGAATATCAATCCACTCGTAAATCTATGTCGTGTACCTAAGAAACAGACTGCTCTTCTAAGCGACTTTGAGGTAAAACGCGACCGAATTGCACACGAAACACTGAACCAGAATATCACTAATATATCAGGCGTTCCATCGTGGATGCTATCCGTATTGGTACGTGTGATGGAGCTGAGTGGTAAGAAACATTTAGAGGAGGTATGGCCAAATTTAGAGGTATTCTTCCACGGTGGTATTGCTTTCACGCCTTATCGTGAACAGTATGAACAGCTCATTACCAAGCAGGGCATGAACTATATGGAGACTTACAACGCTTCTGAGGGCTTCTTTGGTATACAAGATGACCCTACAGACAGCAGTATGTCGCTTATGCTTGACTATGGTGTCTTCTACGAGTTCTTTCCTATGGACGAGTTTGAGAGCGAACATCCGAATATCGTTCCATTGTCAGGTGTTGAAGTAGGTCGCAACTATGCGATGCTTATCAGTACTGCTTGCGGCCTTTGGAGATACGAGATTGGCGACACAGTGCAGTTCACTTCAACCAATCCTTATAAGTTCGTTATCACGGGTAGAACCAAGTATTTCATCAATGCCTTTGGTGAGGAACTCATCATGGACAATGCAGAGAAGGGACTTGAAGCTGCTTGTAAGGCTACTGGTGCTCAGATTTCTGACTACACCGCAGCGCCAATGTATATGGATGCGAAGGCAAAATGTCGTCATCAGTGGCTCATAGAATTTGCAAAAGAACCTTCTTCACTTGAAGAGTTTGCCAAAGTCCTCGATGACAAATTGCAAGAAATCAACTCTGATTATGAGGCAAAACGATTCCATAATATTACCCTCCAACCGCTAGAGATTATCGCTGCACGCAAAGATCTCTTCAACGATTGGCTCAAGATAAAGGGTAAACTCGGTGGTCAACATAAGATTCCACGCCTTTCTAACAGCCGTAACAACCTGGAGGAATTGCTGAGTATGAACCAGTAA